The Mucilaginibacter gracilis genomic interval TCAAATTCGGTACGCGGCTGATAAGGATTTACTTCTATCTCACTGATACGGATCTCGTTAACCGAACCCATATCATTTACCTGCGGACTGCTGCTAACACTATCCCTATTATTGTTGTTGTTGCTATTATCTGCCGTCGGTCTGGTATTTGGAACTACATCTGCAGAATCATTTAACAGTGCACTTAATCCTCTCCCTAACGCCTTTCTCTTTTCTACACTCATTATTCTATTGTTGCTCTGGTAAAGTCCGATTCTACCGCTACTAAACCGTTATTACGTATAATTTCGCGTGCAAGGTTTAAATAATTTATAGCGCCCTTGCAGCTTGCATCGTGCATAATTACCGATAGGCCAAAGCTTGGTGCTTCGCTTAAACGGGTGTTACGCTGTATAATGGTGTCAAACACCAGGTTTTCAAAATGGGTTTTAACTTCTTCTACTACCTGGTTTGATAAGCGCAGGCGTACATCGTACATGGTTAATAAAATGCCTTCTATTTCTAATTTAGGGTTTAACCTGTTTTGTACAATTTTTATTGTGTTTAATAGTTTGCCTAATCCCTCCAATGCAAAATACTCGCATTGTACAGGTATAATTACCGAATCGGCAGCCGAAAGTGCGTTAATGGTTATTAAACCTAACGATGGCGAACAATCAATAATAATAAAGTCGTATTTATCACGCACCTTATCCAAAACCCCTTTCATTTTATACTCACGGTCGGTAAGGTTAATCATCTCTATTTCGGCACCTACAAGGTCAATATGGGCAGGTAATAAATCAAGATTAGGAGTGTCTGTTTTCTGAATTGCATCATCCGGGTGAACTTCGTTGATGATGCACTCGTAAATGCTATTTTTTATATTGCGCGGATCGAAACCGATGCCCGATGTGGAATTTGCTTGCGGATCGGCATCTACAAGCAAAGTTTTAAACTCCAGTACAGCTAAACATGCAGCTAAATTAATAGATGATGTGGTTTTACCTACGCCACCTTTTTGATTAGCTAAAGCAATAATTTTACTCATTATATTTTTTATAAATTTTTAACCTTAAAATTGGCTGGTACTATATTAAACGAACACTTATGGGCAATACTATAAATAGCAGTTAATAAATTTTACTAGCAAGCACATTGCATTTAAAACAAACTCCCGGCTGTAATTACAAACAGAAATTTATACTTTCGCAATGTTTAAACCGGGTTAAAGATACAAAATTAAACAATTCTGTAATCTACACCTAATGCTAACTTACAAACAAAATATATAAATGGTAACTATAATTGCCAGTACTAACCGCCCAGGCAGCGCAACACTTAAACTGGCTAAATATTACCAAAAAGTTTTAGGCAATAAAGGTGTTGAAGCCGGCATATTATCAATGGCGCAACTGCCCGATAATTTAATTGTGAGCGACCTTTATGGCAAACGGAGCCCACAATTTGATAAAATACAAGAAACTATAACTGCCACCGATAAGTTTATTTTTATAATACCCGAGTATAATGGCAGTTTCCCGGGTGTGTTAAAAGTATTTATTGATGCCTGCACTTTTCCGGATAGCTTTTATGATAAAAAGGCCGCTTTGGTGGGCCTGTCATCCGGCAGATATGGTAATATACGCGGTGTTGAACACTTTACCGGTATTTGTAACTACGTAAATTTGCATGTGATGCCCTTAAAAATCCACATCACAGCAATTAAAAACGAGTTTACCGAAGATGGCGACCTCTCGAACCCCGAAACCATTAAATTTACTAACGAACAGATAGATAAATTTATAAAATATTAAGCAAACTGCTAGTTACCACTGGCAAAAGCCTCCTGTTTTTCATTGATAATAATACGGTTTATTTTTTTTATGAAAAAAACCTATATTTAAGGCAAATCAAACCTATTATCATCAATGAAAAAATATTTTACTACACTATTATTACTTATTCCGCTAATTACCTTAGCTCAAAGCAATTACAAACCAGGCTACATTATAAACCTAAATGGCGATACTGTAAAAGGTTTTGTTGATTACAAAGATTGGAACCAAAACCCCAAAAGCATTAATTTTAAAACGGGCAATAATACCCAGGTTGATAAACAAAACACCAATAATACACAGGCCTTTGCTGTTACCGGTTTTGAATATTACAAGCGGTTTACGTTAGCCATAAGTATGGCTAAAACCAACACTTCCGACTTATCGACAGGAATGGATAGCTCTTCGACAACCAGTGCCGTATTTTTGCGCTTAATCACCGGCGGTAAAAATGTATCGTTATATAGCTTTACCGATAGCCTTAAAACACGGTATTTTATAGCCGAAGGCAACTCGGTCCCCACTGAATTAACGTACCGCGTGTTTATAAACCCCGAAGACGGATCAAAAACGGTTACTCAAACTATTTACAGGCGCCAGTTGCAGGTACTAATTGCCCGCTACCAACCTGCCGACAAAAAAACAGCCAATCAAATCCAGTTTTCTGATTACAGCGAAAGCGATTTACAAAAAATAGTCAGCAAAATAAACGGGCCGAACGGACAAAGTAAAATTAAAGTTGAAAGCCAAAATGGGTTGAGGTTTTATGTTGGCCTGGCAGCAAACGGCACCAAAACTACCAGCCAAGGCACCGCCTATTTAAACAGCACATCTTCCACGGTAAATTTTTTCCCTGAAGTGCATGTTGGCATGGATGCCTTTTTTAACAAAAATGTTGGAACCGTACTCATACGTACCGAGTTAAGCGTAACCGCTAACAAAGGCAATTACAATTTGCAAGGCGCTGCCGACGGGCTGCTTTTGGCAGAAAACATTACGTTCAATCAAAAAATAATTACCCTTAACCCCCAATTTTTATACAATTTTTATAACAAACCCACCGCTAAAATATATTTAGCTGTGGGTGTAGGGTTTAATGCCTCATTCATTTCAAATGAGAAACGTAATACAAGCTATTATTCTTTATTCGATGGCGCTTTTGTCACCTCAAACGTTCTAACGTTTAATAATTCAAGTTCGTTACTTATCGATGTAACTACAAAGGCAGGCTTTACGCTTAATAACAAATTTGATAT includes:
- a CDS encoding ParA family protein gives rise to the protein MSKIIALANQKGGVGKTTSSINLAACLAVLEFKTLLVDADPQANSTSGIGFDPRNIKNSIYECIINEVHPDDAIQKTDTPNLDLLPAHIDLVGAEIEMINLTDREYKMKGVLDKVRDKYDFIIIDCSPSLGLITINALSAADSVIIPVQCEYFALEGLGKLLNTIKIVQNRLNPKLEIEGILLTMYDVRLRLSNQVVEEVKTHFENLVFDTIIQRNTRLSEAPSFGLSVIMHDASCKGAINYLNLAREIIRNNGLVAVESDFTRATIE
- a CDS encoding NADPH-dependent FMN reductase; translation: MVTIIASTNRPGSATLKLAKYYQKVLGNKGVEAGILSMAQLPDNLIVSDLYGKRSPQFDKIQETITATDKFIFIIPEYNGSFPGVLKVFIDACTFPDSFYDKKAALVGLSSGRYGNIRGVEHFTGICNYVNLHVMPLKIHITAIKNEFTEDGDLSNPETIKFTNEQIDKFIKY